From a region of the Primulina eburnea isolate SZY01 chromosome 7, ASM2296580v1, whole genome shotgun sequence genome:
- the LOC140835848 gene encoding uncharacterized protein: MSSDIATAKAFLQDLEKRFAKSEKSEIDTLLASLVSMRYRDKGNIREYITKMSHLASRLKALKLDLFEDLLVHLVLIFLPPQFNQFKVSYNCQKDTWPLNELISHCVQEEERLKQNKTESAYYASTSKDKGKKRKDKEAADTLPLKKQ; encoded by the coding sequence ATGTCTAGCGACATTGCTACGGCTAAGGCTTTCCTTCAAGACCTCGAAAAGAGGTTTGCTAAAAGTGAAAAGTCTGAAATTGATACACTTTTGGCAAGCCTAGTTTCAATGAGGTACAGGGATAAGGGCAACATCAGGGAGTACATTACGAAAATGTCTCATCTTGCTTCAAGGTTGAAAGCACTGAAGCTTGACCTCTTTGAGGATTTGCTAGTGCATCTGGTTTTGATATTTCTTCCTCCTCAGTTTAACCAGTTCAAGGTGAGCTATAACTGTCAGAAGGATACTTGGCCTCTGAATGAGCTCATCTCGCACTGTGTCCAAGAAGAGGAAAGATTGAAGCAAAACAAGACAGAAAGTGCTTATTATGCCTCTACATCGAAGGATAAAGGAAAGAAAAGGAAGGATAAGGAAGCTGCGGATACACTGCCTCTGAAGAAACAATAG